The following proteins are co-located in the Rippkaea orientalis PCC 8801 genome:
- a CDS encoding CYTH domain-containing protein, which translates to MSVEIERKFLVKSDHWRSLAKGTVYRQGYILTTNKTATVRVRIVGDHAYLTLKGKTAGLARSEFEYPIPIEDAKIILETLCDRPLIEKTRYRIPLNNVVWEVDEFSGENQGLILAEVELIHENQSLELPDWIGEEVSGDLKYYNVNLCQNPYQLWTTKN; encoded by the coding sequence ATGTCCGTTGAAATCGAACGAAAATTTTTAGTGAAAAGCGATCATTGGCGTTCTTTAGCAAAGGGAACAGTCTATCGACAAGGCTATATCTTGACTACGAATAAAACAGCAACTGTTCGAGTTAGAATTGTTGGCGATCACGCTTACTTAACCCTCAAAGGAAAAACCGCAGGATTAGCTCGCTCAGAATTTGAATATCCTATCCCAATAGAAGACGCTAAAATTATATTAGAAACCCTCTGCGATCGCCCCCTAATCGAAAAAACCAGATATCGAATACCGCTCAATAATGTTGTTTGGGAAGTCGATGAATTTAGCGGTGAAAATCAAGGATTAATTTTAGCAGAAGTAGAACTGATCCATGAAAATCAATCCCTAGAATTACCCGATTGGATTGGAGAAGAAGTAAGCGGAGATCTTAAGTATTATAATGTTAATCTCTGCCAAAATCCTTATCAATTATGGACAACAAAAAATTAA
- a CDS encoding hybrid sensor histidine kinase/response regulator, translating into MMSRDSHPDNQHSNSFDRDIADLLDDLTNEFEFAQPDSELDDLVSLFDQDLSGSFAKNHQTHSSGKKSSSSSSLEDEISNIFHQNCPSSKQTDPSPLADSEEDALDTIFAKHSSSRESKTASDHEELFSQLESSFSDISADKGLADLKQLLHDPSREAEIIQPKAIAKPTTNTVETDNILSRLYLPFEELESLLKQPVIDPHQQSLDEATAAALAAFIDAPVALSSPPQPALETTTSVDVDSDLDQEFKDLEALLEQADRTMGGSPTVNVAKGQRTSRARTKVFEQTMRVPVKQLDNLSNLIGELVVKRNRLEQDQERLRQFLDNLLNQVQNLSDVGGRMQDLYERTLLEGALLASRNQGRGSFPDLGSSQGTKNPGNSDLTNEGGLDALEMDRFTGFHLLSQEMIELIVRVRESASDIQFVVDETEQVARNLRQATTQLQEGMTKSRMVPFAQTAERLPRAVREISLKLKKKAKLQVEGRDVLVDKMILEHLFSPMTHLVNNAMTHGIETPEQRQKLGKPAEGRITLQAFLQGNQTVITVSDDGGGIDPEQVKAKAMEKELITREEADGLSESEIYDFLFHAGFSTRDKADDFAGRGVGLDVVRTSLSEVRGSVTIDSVRGKGTTFTIRLPLTLSICKALCCISDRARIAFPMDGVEDMKDYMPEDLIVDEDGRKAIKWDGQSLPLYPLGELLSYNRQLSRGTVYGGKNEEDTISVIVLRGTGNLLAVQVDQVIGEQEIVIKQIEGPVPKPPGIAGATVLGDGSIMPIGDVLELIEIAQGRMRTDGPGSLWQKAIPMESRFVDKTEPTVLIVDDSITVRELLSLSFSKAGYRVEQARDGQEAWEKLRSGLPCDVVFCDIEMPRMNGLELLAHIQKDQHLCDLPVALLTSRGADRHRQVAAKLGATAYFTKPCPDQTLLNAAQWMMEGEVLLPGSTKKPKKKAIPTVQELSSTEGFDSKPDQKIPNSVLIIDDSVMVREMLSMTFTKVGYEIEQARDGQEAWEKLRGGLSCKLILCDIEMPRMNGLELLSRLQEDEKLSQIPIAMITSRGAQKMQRIAAERGAKGYFVKPYIEEVLLDCAKRLIDGEVLLDINSLVES; encoded by the coding sequence ATGATGAGCCGTGACTCCCACCCAGACAACCAACACAGTAATTCGTTTGACCGTGACATTGCTGACTTGCTAGACGATTTAACCAATGAGTTTGAGTTTGCTCAACCCGATAGCGAACTCGACGACTTAGTGAGTTTGTTTGATCAAGATCTATCCGGTTCCTTTGCTAAAAACCATCAAACTCATTCATCAGGAAAGAAATCTTCTTCCTCTTCCTCCCTAGAAGACGAAATTAGCAACATTTTCCACCAAAATTGCCCATCCAGTAAGCAGACAGACCCCTCTCCATTAGCCGATAGCGAAGAAGACGCACTCGATACAATCTTTGCCAAACATAGCTCATCACGGGAGTCAAAAACCGCCTCAGATCACGAAGAATTGTTCAGTCAGCTAGAATCGAGTTTCTCGGACATTTCAGCCGACAAGGGATTAGCCGATCTCAAACAGCTTTTGCATGATCCAAGCCGTGAAGCAGAAATCATTCAACCCAAAGCGATCGCCAAACCAACGACCAACACCGTTGAGACTGACAATATTCTCTCTCGGCTCTATTTACCCTTTGAAGAGCTAGAATCTCTCTTAAAGCAACCCGTCATCGATCCCCATCAACAAAGCCTCGATGAAGCCACCGCCGCCGCATTAGCCGCCTTTATTGACGCTCCCGTTGCGCTCTCTAGTCCCCCTCAACCAGCCCTAGAGACAACAACCTCCGTAGACGTAGACTCCGACTTAGATCAAGAGTTCAAAGACTTAGAAGCCCTTCTTGAACAAGCCGATCGCACCATGGGAGGCTCCCCCACCGTCAACGTAGCCAAAGGACAACGTACCAGTCGAGCCAGAACCAAAGTTTTTGAACAAACTATGCGGGTTCCCGTCAAACAACTCGATAACCTCAGCAACTTAATCGGGGAATTAGTCGTCAAACGGAACCGCTTAGAACAGGATCAAGAAAGATTACGGCAATTTTTAGACAACCTGCTCAACCAGGTGCAGAACCTCAGCGATGTTGGGGGACGGATGCAAGATCTCTACGAACGTACTCTCCTCGAAGGAGCCCTGCTCGCTAGTCGGAACCAAGGACGAGGGTCTTTTCCCGACTTAGGCAGTAGCCAAGGAACAAAAAACCCTGGTAACAGTGACCTGACCAACGAAGGCGGCTTAGATGCCCTAGAAATGGACCGATTTACGGGCTTTCATTTGCTTTCCCAAGAAATGATCGAACTGATCGTCCGCGTCCGAGAATCTGCCTCAGATATTCAATTCGTCGTCGATGAAACCGAACAAGTGGCTCGCAACCTGCGTCAAGCCACCACCCAATTACAAGAAGGAATGACCAAATCTCGAATGGTACCCTTTGCTCAAACAGCAGAACGGCTACCCCGGGCAGTCCGAGAAATTTCCTTGAAATTGAAGAAAAAAGCCAAATTACAAGTGGAAGGGCGCGATGTTTTAGTCGATAAGATGATCCTAGAACATCTGTTTAGCCCCATGACCCACCTCGTTAATAATGCCATGACCCACGGGATTGAGACTCCCGAACAGCGACAAAAATTAGGGAAGCCTGCCGAAGGACGTATTACCCTCCAGGCCTTTCTCCAAGGAAACCAAACGGTGATTACCGTTTCTGACGATGGGGGAGGGATCGATCCCGAACAGGTCAAAGCCAAGGCGATGGAAAAAGAGCTCATTACTCGCGAAGAAGCCGACGGATTATCAGAATCGGAAATTTATGACTTCCTCTTCCATGCCGGGTTCAGTACGCGAGATAAAGCCGATGATTTCGCCGGTCGTGGAGTCGGCTTAGACGTAGTACGCACCAGTTTAAGCGAAGTACGCGGTTCTGTGACCATTGATTCCGTCAGAGGCAAAGGAACGACCTTTACCATTCGTTTACCCTTGACCTTGAGTATTTGTAAAGCCCTCTGTTGTATCAGCGATCGCGCTCGCATTGCTTTCCCCATGGATGGGGTAGAAGACATGAAGGATTATATGCCCGAGGATTTAATTGTCGATGAGGATGGACGCAAAGCCATTAAATGGGACGGTCAATCCCTGCCTCTCTATCCCTTGGGTGAATTGCTCTCCTATAACCGTCAATTGAGCCGTGGTACTGTCTATGGCGGTAAAAATGAGGAGGATACTATCTCGGTGATTGTCCTACGCGGGACAGGGAATTTACTCGCGGTTCAAGTGGATCAGGTCATCGGCGAACAGGAAATCGTGATTAAACAAATCGAGGGGCCAGTCCCTAAACCCCCCGGAATTGCTGGAGCAACCGTCTTAGGGGATGGTAGCATTATGCCCATCGGGGACGTATTGGAGTTGATTGAAATTGCTCAAGGACGGATGCGAACTGATGGACCAGGTAGTCTGTGGCAAAAAGCCATCCCGATGGAGTCTCGCTTTGTGGATAAAACTGAGCCGACGGTGTTAATTGTGGATGACTCCATTACAGTACGCGAACTACTGTCGTTGAGCTTTAGTAAGGCCGGATATCGGGTGGAACAGGCACGAGATGGTCAGGAAGCCTGGGAAAAATTGCGATCGGGTCTGCCTTGCGATGTGGTCTTCTGTGATATCGAAATGCCCCGCATGAACGGGTTAGAATTGTTGGCTCATATTCAAAAAGATCAACACCTGTGTGACCTTCCTGTGGCCTTACTGACCTCACGGGGGGCTGATCGTCACCGTCAGGTTGCTGCTAAATTAGGGGCGACGGCTTATTTTACTAAGCCTTGTCCGGATCAAACCCTCCTGAATGCAGCCCAATGGATGATGGAAGGCGAAGTCTTGCTGCCAGGTAGCACGAAAAAACCCAAAAAGAAAGCCATTCCAACGGTTCAAGAACTTTCATCTACGGAAGGGTTCGATAGTAAACCTGATCAGAAAATCCCTAATTCGGTGTTAATTATCGATGACTCGGTGATGGTACGAGAAATGCTGTCGATGACGTTTACTAAGGTAGGTTATGAGATTGAACAGGCACGAGACGGTCAGGAAGCCTGGGAAAAATTGCGGGGTGGGTTATCTTGTAAGTTGATTCTCTGTGATATTGAAATGCCTCGAATGAATGGACTAGAGTTGTTGTCCCGTCTCCAAGAAGATGAAAAACTCTCTCAAATTCCTATTGCCATGATTACTTCCCGTGGAGCCCAAAAAATGCAGCGCATTGCCGCAGAAAGAGGAGCAAAAGGGTATTTTGTCAAGCCTTATATTGAAGAAGTGTTACTCGATTGTGCTAAGCGATTGATTGATGGAGAGGTATTACTTGATATCAATAGTTTAGTAGAAAGTTAA
- the petH gene encoding ferredoxin--NADP reductase: protein MYSPSVGVTSTQTTEYGNRLFVYEVVGLSQNTDNDNLDYPIRRSGSVFITVPYKRMNQEMRRINRMGGRIVSIKPLNADTPLQVSSNPPKPQVVEPPQSNKQPTSKSMTETKEKATIPVNIYRPNNPYIGKCVENYPLVAEGGSGIVQHLTFDISGGDLHYVEGQSIGIIPPGTDDNGKPHKLRLYSIASTRHGDMKDDKTVSLCVRQLEYQHPESGETVYGVCSTYLCHLEAGADVAITGPVGKEMLLPDDEDATIIMLATGTGIAPFRAFLWRMFKEQHSDYKFKGLAWLIFGVPYTANILYKDDLEKMVEDYPENFRLTYAISREQQNKDGGRMYIQHRVAEHAAELWEKLQDPKTHLYMCGLKGMESGIEEGLSPFAQEQGVEWSDFVRKLKKEHRWHVEVY from the coding sequence ATGTACAGTCCCAGTGTAGGGGTAACTTCGACCCAAACAACAGAATATGGAAACCGTCTGTTTGTTTACGAGGTCGTGGGGTTAAGTCAGAATACCGATAACGACAATCTCGACTACCCAATTCGTCGCAGTGGCAGTGTGTTTATCACCGTGCCTTACAAGCGAATGAATCAAGAAATGCGTCGCATTAACCGCATGGGGGGTCGAATTGTTAGTATCAAACCTCTGAATGCCGATACTCCTTTGCAAGTCAGCAGCAACCCACCGAAACCCCAGGTCGTTGAACCACCGCAAAGTAACAAACAACCAACCAGTAAGTCTATGACTGAGACGAAAGAGAAGGCGACAATTCCGGTTAATATTTACCGTCCCAATAATCCCTATATCGGGAAATGTGTGGAAAATTATCCCCTAGTGGCTGAGGGAGGGAGTGGTATCGTTCAACACCTCACCTTTGATATTTCTGGGGGAGATTTACACTATGTTGAAGGACAAAGTATCGGGATTATTCCCCCTGGAACCGATGACAATGGCAAACCCCACAAATTAAGACTCTATTCTATTGCTTCTACCCGTCACGGGGACATGAAGGATGATAAAACTGTCTCTTTGTGTGTGCGTCAATTAGAATATCAACACCCTGAAAGTGGAGAAACCGTCTACGGCGTTTGTTCTACTTACCTATGCCATTTAGAAGCGGGTGCCGATGTTGCCATCACCGGTCCAGTGGGTAAAGAAATGTTACTCCCCGATGATGAAGATGCCACCATCATTATGTTAGCCACAGGAACTGGAATTGCGCCTTTCCGGGCTTTCCTATGGCGGATGTTTAAGGAACAGCATAGCGATTACAAATTCAAAGGGTTAGCGTGGCTAATCTTTGGGGTTCCTTACACGGCGAATATTCTCTACAAAGATGATTTAGAGAAGATGGTGGAAGATTATCCCGAAAACTTCCGTCTGACCTATGCTATCAGTCGGGAACAACAAAATAAAGACGGTGGACGGATGTACATTCAACATCGGGTTGCTGAACACGCGGCTGAGTTGTGGGAAAAACTCCAAGACCCCAAAACCCATCTCTATATGTGTGGACTCAAAGGGATGGAAAGTGGTATCGAAGAAGGATTAAGTCCTTTTGCCCAAGAACAAGGGGTCGAATGGTCTGATTTTGTCAGAAAGCTTAAGAAAGAACATCGTTGGCACGTTGAGGTTTACTAA
- the era gene encoding GTPase Era, with protein MTEQINQLSLSSIPIAPEGFKSGFVGIIGRPNVGKSTLMNQLVGQKIAITSPVSQTTRNRLRGILTTEEAQIIFVDTPGIHKPHHQLGKILVQNAEAAINAVDIILVVVDSSIEAGGGDRYIVELLENTETPVILGLNKSDQQPQNYQPIDESYLVLAQAHNWPVIKFSALTGEGLDNLQKTLINLLEPGPYYYPPDLVTDQPERFIMGELIREQILQQTRQEIPHSVAIVIEKVEETPTLTRVFAAINVERDSQKGIIIGKKGAMLKAIGTAAREQMQKLITGEVYLQLFVKVEPQWRQSSLRLSEFGYQIET; from the coding sequence ATGACTGAACAAATCAATCAACTATCCTTATCATCAATTCCCATCGCTCCAGAGGGCTTTAAGTCTGGTTTTGTTGGCATTATTGGTCGTCCCAACGTGGGAAAATCCACCCTAATGAATCAATTAGTTGGACAAAAAATAGCCATTACTTCACCTGTTTCCCAAACAACTCGTAATCGTCTAAGAGGAATTTTAACCACCGAAGAAGCACAAATAATTTTTGTCGATACCCCAGGCATTCATAAACCCCATCACCAACTCGGAAAAATCCTGGTACAAAACGCCGAAGCGGCTATCAATGCCGTCGATATTATCCTAGTAGTCGTTGACAGTTCCATCGAAGCCGGAGGAGGCGATCGCTACATTGTTGAACTCTTAGAAAACACAGAAACTCCCGTCATTTTAGGACTCAATAAAAGCGATCAACAACCCCAAAACTATCAACCCATTGATGAGAGTTATTTAGTCTTAGCTCAAGCTCATAACTGGCCGGTCATCAAATTTTCCGCCCTAACAGGAGAAGGATTAGATAACCTGCAAAAAACCCTAATTAATCTTCTAGAACCCGGACCCTATTATTATCCCCCGGATCTCGTCACCGACCAACCCGAACGGTTTATCATGGGAGAACTCATTCGCGAACAAATCCTACAACAAACCCGGCAAGAAATTCCCCACTCCGTCGCCATTGTCATCGAAAAAGTCGAAGAAACCCCCACCCTAACGCGAGTCTTTGCAGCTATCAACGTCGAAAGAGATTCCCAAAAAGGGATTATTATTGGTAAAAAAGGTGCGATGCTCAAAGCCATTGGCACAGCAGCACGGGAGCAAATGCAAAAATTAATCACCGGGGAAGTTTACCTACAGCTATTTGTCAAAGTAGAACCCCAATGGCGACAATCGAGCTTACGTCTGTCAGAATTTGGGTATCAAATCGAAACCTAG
- a CDS encoding DUF4126 domain-containing protein, with protein MIIGILAVLSASAAAGMRIALPLLIIGLLHSNLWSEVPLLSKIPPPVLLGVLTSWSLFELFGSKKLLGQRVLQLIELVFSPFVGGLLAVTVVKMGNFAMEPLWLIGVIGGVLALVLKLVQVGWFFRLRGIPFWVVCLEDLICVLLVFFAVEAPENGGLIALMLLWLAIRSSTAWQQWYSKSQKKE; from the coding sequence ATGATTATTGGCATTTTAGCCGTCCTTTCTGCCTCAGCAGCAGCCGGAATGAGAATTGCTCTCCCTTTGCTAATTATTGGCTTACTTCACAGTAATTTATGGTCTGAAGTTCCTCTGTTATCAAAAATTCCCCCTCCTGTCTTGCTAGGAGTACTCACCAGTTGGTCTTTATTTGAATTATTCGGCTCCAAAAAACTCCTCGGACAACGAGTTTTACAATTAATTGAGCTTGTCTTTTCTCCCTTTGTCGGGGGACTATTAGCGGTTACTGTTGTGAAAATGGGCAATTTTGCCATGGAACCTCTGTGGTTAATTGGTGTAATTGGCGGGGTTTTAGCCTTGGTTCTAAAATTGGTACAGGTTGGATGGTTTTTTCGATTACGCGGAATCCCTTTTTGGGTAGTTTGTCTTGAAGATTTGATCTGTGTTCTATTAGTTTTCTTTGCGGTTGAAGCTCCCGAAAATGGCGGATTAATTGCGCTAATGTTATTGTGGTTGGCTATTCGGAGTTCTACAGCTTGGCAACAATGGTATAGTAAAAGTCAGAAGAAGGAATAA
- the cax gene encoding calcium/proton exchanger: MLTKNTILFALLSFIPISFAAEYLGWGATIIFLTAALSIVPLAAFMGQATEEIAVVVGPNLGGLLNATFGNATELILALIALKEGLIGVVKATITGSIIGNLLLVIGFAMLLGGLRYKEQTFQPITARLNASSMNLAIIAILLPTAVQYTSTGIEEKTLQILSVSVAIVLIAVYGLTLLFSMKTHAYLYDVGVAEADGKESSELIDHQDHKVNINKWIVILLLVTLGVAIESELLVNSLEEATDSLGLTSLFTGVILLPIVGNAAEHATAVTVAMKNKMDLSMSVAVGSSLQIALFVAPVLVIAGWILGQPMDLNFNPFELVAVAVAVLITNSISSDGKSNWLEGTLLLATYIVIGLAFYFHPVV, from the coding sequence ATGCTCACTAAAAATACCATTTTGTTTGCCTTATTATCGTTCATTCCTATTTCTTTTGCTGCCGAGTATCTAGGATGGGGAGCAACGATTATTTTCTTAACGGCGGCTTTATCCATTGTTCCACTAGCTGCTTTTATGGGACAAGCTACTGAAGAAATAGCCGTAGTGGTTGGTCCTAATTTAGGGGGATTGTTAAACGCAACTTTTGGTAATGCAACCGAATTAATTTTAGCCCTAATTGCTTTAAAAGAAGGGTTAATAGGGGTTGTTAAAGCGACGATTACTGGGTCAATTATTGGGAACCTATTGCTGGTTATTGGCTTTGCGATGTTGTTAGGGGGACTTCGCTATAAAGAACAGACATTTCAGCCAATTACTGCGCGATTAAATGCCTCATCCATGAATTTAGCGATTATTGCTATTTTGTTACCAACGGCGGTTCAATATACCTCAACAGGAATTGAAGAAAAAACCCTACAAATTCTATCGGTTTCCGTTGCTATAGTCCTGATTGCTGTCTATGGATTAACCTTACTTTTTTCTATGAAAACTCACGCCTATCTCTATGATGTCGGCGTAGCTGAAGCGGATGGAAAAGAGTCATCAGAACTGATCGATCACCAAGACCATAAAGTCAATATTAACAAATGGATTGTAATTTTATTATTAGTGACGTTAGGAGTAGCGATCGAATCAGAATTATTAGTTAATTCTCTCGAAGAAGCAACCGACTCTTTAGGACTAACCTCTCTATTTACGGGGGTTATTTTACTACCGATTGTTGGTAATGCAGCCGAACACGCTACGGCGGTTACTGTTGCCATGAAAAATAAAATGGATTTATCGATGTCTGTTGCTGTTGGTTCAAGCTTACAAATTGCCCTCTTTGTTGCCCCCGTTTTAGTCATTGCAGGTTGGATTTTAGGACAACCCATGGATCTCAATTTTAATCCTTTTGAATTAGTCGCTGTAGCGGTAGCTGTTTTAATTACTAATTCCATCAGTTCTGATGGTAAATCAAATTGGTTAGAAGGAACTTTATTATTGGCAACCTATATCGTGATTGGTTTAGCCTTTTATTTTCATCCAGTGGTTTAA